A section of the Serratia liquefaciens ATCC 27592 genome encodes:
- the gapA gene encoding glyceraldehyde-3-phosphate dehydrogenase has translation MTIKVGINGFGRIGRIVFRAAQERSDIEIVAINDLLDAEYMAYMLKYDSTHGRFNGTVEVKDGHLVVNGKTIRCTSERDPANLKWNEVNVDVVAEATGLFLTDETARKHIAAGAKKVVLTGPSKDDTPMFVMGVNHKSYAGQEIVSNASCTTNCLAPLAKVINDKFGIVEALMTTVHATTATQKTVDGPSHKDWRGGRGASQNIIPSSTGAAKAVGKVIPELNGKLTGMAFRVPTPNVSVVDLTARLAKPASYKEICAAIKAASEGELKGVLGYTEDEVVSTDFNGETLTSVFDAKAGIALSDTFVKLVSWYDNETGYSNKVLDLIAHISK, from the coding sequence ATGACTATCAAAGTAGGTATCAACGGTTTTGGCCGTATCGGTCGCATTGTTTTTCGTGCTGCTCAAGAACGTTCTGACATCGAAATCGTTGCAATCAACGACCTGTTAGACGCAGAGTACATGGCTTACATGCTGAAATATGACTCTACTCACGGCCGCTTCAACGGCACTGTAGAAGTTAAAGACGGCCACCTGGTTGTTAACGGCAAAACCATCCGTTGTACCTCAGAAAGAGATCCGGCTAACCTGAAGTGGAACGAAGTCAATGTTGACGTCGTTGCAGAAGCAACTGGCCTGTTCCTGACTGACGAAACTGCACGTAAACACATCGCTGCAGGCGCTAAGAAAGTTGTTCTGACTGGCCCATCCAAAGACGACACCCCAATGTTCGTTATGGGTGTGAACCACAAATCTTACGCTGGTCAGGAAATCGTTTCTAACGCTTCTTGTACCACCAACTGCCTGGCACCACTGGCTAAAGTTATCAACGACAAGTTCGGCATCGTTGAAGCGCTGATGACCACAGTGCATGCAACTACCGCAACTCAGAAAACCGTTGATGGCCCGTCTCACAAAGACTGGCGCGGCGGCCGCGGCGCATCTCAGAACATCATCCCTTCTTCTACCGGTGCTGCTAAAGCAGTAGGTAAAGTTATCCCAGAACTGAACGGCAAACTGACCGGTATGGCGTTCCGCGTTCCTACCCCGAACGTTTCTGTGGTTGACCTGACTGCTCGTCTGGCAAAACCAGCTTCTTACAAAGAAATCTGTGCTGCTATCAAAGCTGCATCTGAAGGCGAGCTGAAAGGCGTGCTGGGCTACACCGAAGACGAAGTGGTTTCTACCGATTTCAACGGCGAAACTCTGACTTCCGTATTCGATGCCAAAGCCGGTATCGCTCTGAGCGACACCTTCGTGAAACTGGTTTCTTGGTACGATAACGAAACTGGTTACTCCAACAAGGTTCTGGATCTGATCGCTCACATCTCCAAATAA
- a CDS encoding D-hexose-6-phosphate mutarotase: MNEKIFTLPVTQQISPYISQRQLDELPVVVVSHPKVRAAITLQGAHLLAWQPSGEKPVIWLSNNTPFKKGNAIRGGVPICWPWFGPVAKPSHGFARNQPWSLTAHDEDDNGVILTFTLKDNEQTRSLWPHAFTLIARFKLGEECEIELESHGDYQATAALHSYFQIGDIEQVKVAGLGVPYIDKVAGGAEAKQTGDVTFVGQTDRVYTQPEAFSLIKDAALQRTIEVHHHHMSDVIAWNPGVELSCSMADMPNDGYKTMVCVETGRVSKPLIAAGEQPARLAVTFRTRKNA, from the coding sequence ATGAACGAAAAAATTTTCACCCTACCCGTTACTCAGCAAATTTCTCCTTATATCAGCCAACGGCAACTCGACGAACTGCCCGTGGTGGTGGTTTCCCACCCGAAAGTGCGTGCGGCTATCACGCTGCAAGGCGCGCATCTATTGGCCTGGCAACCCAGCGGTGAAAAGCCGGTCATTTGGCTGAGCAACAACACGCCATTTAAAAAAGGCAATGCTATCCGCGGCGGCGTCCCCATTTGCTGGCCCTGGTTTGGTCCGGTGGCAAAACCTTCTCACGGTTTCGCCCGCAATCAGCCCTGGAGTCTGACGGCGCATGATGAAGATGACAACGGCGTCATTCTCACCTTCACGCTGAAAGATAATGAGCAAACCCGTAGCCTGTGGCCACACGCCTTTACGCTGATTGCCCGATTCAAGCTAGGCGAGGAGTGTGAGATAGAGCTGGAGTCCCACGGTGATTATCAGGCCACTGCGGCGCTGCATAGCTACTTCCAGATCGGGGACATTGAACAGGTTAAGGTAGCCGGCCTCGGCGTGCCTTATATCGATAAAGTCGCTGGAGGCGCAGAGGCCAAACAGACCGGTGACGTGACCTTCGTTGGCCAGACCGATCGGGTTTATACCCAGCCGGAGGCCTTTAGCCTGATCAAAGATGCGGCGCTCCAACGCACCATTGAGGTTCATCACCATCACATGAGTGATGTGATTGCCTGGAACCCTGGCGTAGAGCTTTCTTGCAGCATGGCGGACATGCCTAACGACGGGTATAAAACCATGGTTTGCGTGGAAACCGGCCGCGTCAGCAAACCGCTGATCGCCGCAGGGGAACAACCGGCACGGCTGGCAGTGACCTTCCGCACCCGCAAGAACGCGTGA
- a CDS encoding MipA/OmpV family protein yields MEKEPVKIFQLKTLAIIASAMVCAQSAQAGTWSLGASALVSPDPYRGYQDRVYPVPVINYEGDDFYFRTLTAGYYLWKDQENQLSLMGYYSPLGYRPGDSDDDRMKKLDKRRGTLMAGLAYTHNADWGILRTTFTGDTLDYSNGMIGDFAYLYKFELDAFTLVPGVGVTWSSKNQNKYYYGVSDNESRRSGLDSYTPSDSWAPYVELSANYKINKDWNAFFMGRYIKLSDEVKDSPMVDKSYTGVLMTGVSYSF; encoded by the coding sequence ATGGAAAAAGAACCAGTGAAGATTTTTCAACTCAAAACGCTAGCAATTATCGCTTCCGCAATGGTTTGTGCGCAAAGTGCTCAGGCTGGGACCTGGTCACTCGGTGCTTCCGCGCTGGTTAGCCCGGATCCGTATCGTGGCTATCAGGACCGCGTGTATCCGGTACCCGTCATCAACTATGAAGGGGATGACTTCTACTTCCGTACCCTGACCGCCGGTTATTACCTGTGGAAAGATCAGGAAAACCAACTGAGTCTGATGGGTTACTACTCGCCGCTGGGCTACCGTCCGGGCGACAGTGACGACGATCGCATGAAGAAGTTGGACAAGCGTCGCGGCACGTTGATGGCCGGTCTGGCTTATACGCATAATGCTGATTGGGGCATCCTGCGTACCACCTTTACCGGGGATACCCTGGATTACAGCAACGGCATGATTGGTGACTTCGCCTATCTGTACAAGTTTGAGCTGGACGCCTTCACCTTGGTGCCGGGTGTGGGTGTGACGTGGAGCAGCAAAAACCAGAACAAATACTACTACGGCGTTAGCGATAACGAATCTCGCCGCAGCGGTCTGGACAGCTACACGCCAAGCGACAGCTGGGCACCTTACGTTGAGCTGAGCGCCAACTACAAGATCAACAAAGACTGGAATGCCTTCTTTATGGGGCGTTACATCAAACTGTCTGATGAAGTGAAAGACAGCCCGATGGTGGATAAATCTTACACCGGGGTGTTAATGACGGGTGTGAGCTACAGCTTCTAA